GGTGACGGAGCGGATGCGACGCTTGTAGACCCGGAGCTTGGCTCCCATGGATCAGGTCCCTTCCGTCGTCACTTGCTGGTGCCGGCCGGGGCGTCCTCGCCGAGCAGCTTGCCGTCCGAGGTCTCGAACTGCCGCTTGAAGCCTTCGACGGCCTCGGCGATCGCGCCGATGGTGTCGTCGGACATCTTGGCGCCCTCGCGGATGCTGGTCAGGAGGTCCTTCTTCTCCCGGTGCAGGTGGTCGAGGAGCTCCCGCTCGAAGCGGCGGATGTCCTCGACCGGCACGTCGTCCATCTTGCCGTTGGTGCCGGCCCAGATGGAGACGACCTGGTCCTCGGTCGCGTACGGCGAGTACTGAGGCTGCTTGAGCAGCTCGGTCATCCGCTTACCGCGCTCCAGCTGCTGCTTGGAGGCCGCGTCCAGGTCGGAACCGAAGGCGGCGAACGCCTCCAGCTCGCGGTACTGGGCGAGGTCCACACGCAGACGGCCGGAGACCTGGCGCATGGCCTTGTGCTGGGCCGAGCCACCGACACGGGAGACGGAGATACCCACGTTCAGCGCGGGACGCTGGTTCGCGTTGAAGAGGTCCGACTCCAGGAAGCACTGGCCGTCGGTGATGGAGATGACGTTGGTCGGAATGAACGCCGACACGTCGTTCGCCTTGGTCTCGACGATCGGGAGGCCGGTCATCGAGCCGGCGCCCATCTCGTCGGAGAGCTTGGCGCAGCGCTCCAGCAGACGCGAGTGCAGGTAGAAGACGTCGCCCGGGTAGGCCTCACGGCCCGGCGGACGGCGCAGGAGCAGGGACACGGCGCGGTAGGCGTCGGCCTGCTTCGAAAGGTCATCGAAGATGATCAGGACGTGCTTGCCCTGGTACATCCAGTGCTGGCCGATGGCCGAGCCGGTGTAGGGCGCCAGGTACTTGAAGCCCGCCGGGTCGGACGCCGGGGCGGCGACGATGGTGGTGTACTCCAGGGCGCCGGCCTCCTCCAGCGCACCGCGCACGGACGCGATGGTGGAGCCCTTCTGGCCGATGGCGACGTAGATGCAGCGGACCTGCTTCTTCGGGTCGCCGGTGCGCCAGTTGTCGCGCTGGTTGATGATCGTGTCGACGGCCAGGGCGGTCTTGCCGGTCTGGCGGTCACCAATGATCAGCTGACGCTGGCCACGGCCGATCGGCACCATGGAGTCGACGGCCTTGTAGCCGGTCTCCATGGGCTCGTGGACCGACTTACGGACCATGACGCCCGGGGCCTGCAGCTCCAGGGCGCGGCGGTCCTCGGACTCGATCTCGCCGAGGCCGTCGATCGGGTTGCCCAGCGGGTCGACGACGCGGCCGAGGTAGCCCTCGCCCACGGCGACCGAGAGCACCTCACCGGTGCGCTGCACCGGCTGGCCCTCCTCGATGCCGCTGAACTCACCGAGGACCACCGCACCGATCTCGCGCTCTTCCAGGTTCAGCGCAAGACCGAGCGTGCCGTCCTCGAACTTCAGCAGCTCGTTCGCCATCGCCGAGGGAAGGCCCTCGACCTTCGCGATGCCGTCTCCGGCCTCGCTTACCGTGCCGACCTCCTCGCGCGAGGCCGCGTCCGGCTTGTACGCCTGGACGAAGTTCTCCAGCGCGTCCCGGATCTCCTCCGGCCGGATCGTGAGCTCCGCCATCTGGGTTCCCTGCTCTCCTTGTTGGGCCCGAAGTTACTTGCGGGTGTCCGGGGGGGCTGTCCCCCGGGGGGTTTCCGCTTACGGCCCAACTCGGGCCGCCGTCATGCTTGTGCTGGTCCCCGGGGCTTCTTCCGGACCTCAGCCGGACCTCGTGGTCCGGCCGGCGGGTCCGGCGCCTGACCGCCGGTTGTGCAGCTCTTGAGTTGGTGTGGCTGGGTCAGCCGGCCATCCGCCGGGCCGCCTCGTCGAGGCGCTCCGCGATGGTCCCGTTGATGACCTCGTCGCCGATCCGGACCTGGACTCCGCCGAGGACCTCGGGGTCCACGTCGAGGTTCAGGTGGACCTGCCGTCCGTACAGCTGCGCCAGGGAAGCGCCCAGGCGCTGCCGCTGCCCTTCGCTGAGGGGCACCGCGGAGGTGACCACCGCGACCATCCGGTCCCGGCGGCTCGCCGCCAGCTTGGAGAGGGCGTCGAGCCCCGCTTCCAGGCTACGGCCCCGCGGCTGTGCGACAAGACGGATCACGATGCGCTCGGTGACCGGGTTGGCCCGGCCGCCCAGCAGCGCATGCAGCAGCTCCGTCTTGGCCGCTACCGTCGCGTTCCGGTCGGTCAGCGCACCGCGCAGCTCGCTGTTGGAGCCGACGATCCGGCCGAACCGGAAGAGCTCGTCCTCGACGTCGTCGAGCTGGCCGGTCCGCTGCGCGGCGACCAGGTCGGCGCTGTAGGCCAGCTCCTCGAGCGCGTCCGTCAGGTCGCGCGAACGCGACCAGCGGGCGCGGACCATGCCGGACACCAGGTCGACGGTCGGGCCGCCCACCTGGGTGCCCAGCAGTCGTCCGGCCAGTTCGGCACGCGCCTCGGCGGCCTGCGCCGGGTCGGTCAGGACCCGACGCAGCGACACCTCGCGGTCGAGCAGAGCGGTGACGGCAGCCAGCTCCTCGGCGAGCTTCGCGGCGTCGACGGAGGTGTCGTCCGTCAGCGCGTTGAACTGCTCGCGTGCGGAGGCGAGTGCCTCGCGGCTCGCTCCGTTCATCGTCCGGCCTCAGCCTTCGTCGCGTCCGACGCCGCCTTGGCCTCGACGTCGTCGAGGAAGCGGTCGATGGTCCGGCTCTGCCGGGCGTGGTCCTCAAGGGACTCCCCGACGAGCTTGCCGGCCAGGTCGACGGCGAGCTTGCCCACGTCCTGGCGCAGTGCCTGCGCGGCCTGCTTCCGGTCCGCCTCGATCTGGGCGTGACCGGCAGCGATGATCTCCTCACGCTGCCGCTGGCCCTCGGCGCGCATCTCAGCGATGAGCGTCGCGCCCTGCTCCTGCGCCTCCTGGCGCAGTCGCGCGGCCTCGTGGCGGGCGTCAGCCAGCTGTGCCCGGTAGTCCGCGAGCACCTGCTGAGCCTCGGCCTGATTCGCCTCGGCTTCCTCCATGCGGCCTTCGATGAGCTGCCGGCGCTCTTCCAGAACCTTGTTGATGTTCGGGAGGAGCTTCTTGGCCAGGATGCCGAAGACGATGAAGAAAGCGATCAGGCCGATGACCAGCTCTGGAATCGGCGGGATCAGGGGGTTCTGAGGAACCTCCGCCGCCATGTTGAAGCCCAGGGCGTTCACATCAATGCCTTCCGTCGGTGATTGCAGCAGTCCGTCAGGCCTTGAAGAGGAAGCCCATGACGATGCCGATCAGGGCGAGCGCCTCACAGAAGGCGAAACCCATGATCTGGTTGGTGCGGATCAGGCCGGCGGCCTCGGGCTGACGGGCCAGGGCCTGGGTGCCGTTACCGAAGATGATGCCGACGCCGACGCCGGGGCCGATCGCGGCGAGGCCGTAACCGATCGAACCGAGGTTGCCGGTGACGCCGGCGGCGAGGTTGACAGTCTCGAGAGCAGCGGACATGCCGTTACTTCCTTCTCTTTCACGGACCGGTGGGGGTTGGCCACCGGGCGTCTATAGGGGCGGGGAAAGCGGGGGCTCAGTGGTTCTCGGCGAGCGCGCCCTGGAGGTAGTTCGCGGTCAGGAGCACGAAGACGTACGCCTGCACGGCCTGGATGAACAGCTCGAACGCGGTCAGCAGGATGGTCATGATGAACGAGGCGCCGGCGTAGACGACGCCGATGCCGTTCAGCAGGTACCAGGTACCGATCGTGAACATCAGCAGCAGCAGGTGGCCGGCGAACATGTTCGCGAAGAGCCGGACCGCGTGAGTGAAGGGCCGGATGATCAGGTTCGAGAGGAGCTCGATGACGATCAGCATCGGCAGGACCGCGCCGAGCGACTTGTCGTAGCCGCTGAAGTTCTTCAGCGCACCGACGAAGCCGTGCCTCTTGAAGGTCAGGGTGACCCACGTGATGTAGACGATGGCGGCCAGACCGGCCGGGAAGGCGATGACCGACGTCACCGGGAACTGGGCGACCGGAATGATCGACCAGATGTTCATGATCCAGACGAAGAAGAACAGCGAGACGATGAAGGGGACGTACTTCTCGCCCTCCTTCTTCCCGAGGGCGTCATAGACGATCCCTCGGCGCACGAAGTCATAGCCCGCTTCGCCGATCATCTGCAGCTTGCCCGGGACCACCTTGGCCTTGCCGAACGCCGCCCAGAAGAACCACACGACCACGACGGTGCTGAGCAGCGCCAGCAGCATGATCTTGTTGAACTCGAAGCCGTTGATGGTGAACAGCGGCTTGAAGACGAACGAATGAAGCCCGGGAGCAGGGAAGCCGCACCCGGAAAAGATGTGGCAGTCGGTCTCGAAGGCGAGCATCGTTTCAGCACTCACCGCGAGCTCCTTCAGCGTGGCGCATGGGTACGGCAACCTCGTTGTGTCGGCGCGGCGTTGAGCCACGGAGCGGCACTGGACTGGTCTTACGGATTAGGGGGCGGCTGGCGGGCGCTGGGCCCGGCCACATCACAGGCATCGGCCGCGGAAACCGCCCGTTCCATCGAGTGGAACTCGGGAGCTCAGCCGCCTGCGCCAACTGTGCCGCAGTTGGAACCGGACGATAGCAGGCCCGCAAGTGGGCGTTTATCTCGGCCCTACGTGTCACGTCGGCGACCCCGCCGTCTCCGCCTTCTTCATCTCGGCGGAGTCGGGTTCCACGTACAGGATCTTCGCCTTCATGTGGCCGCGGGTCTGTGCCGCGATCCACACGAGAGTGGCGCCGAGCAGGGTGAACGCAAATGCCTTGGTGTCGAAGAACGTGGTGTCCTTGAACACGATCAGGAAGACCGCCACGAACAGGATCTGCACCGTGTACAGCAGCAGCCCCATCATCTGGAACAGCTGCGGGTGGTTCTTCGCGGTCTTCTGCAGGACGACCAGGCCGGCCCCCATGACGAGCAGCACCAGCACGGTGCCGACGACGGCGCCGAGCGCTCCTGTCACGCCCGCGACCGCACCGCTCACGGCAACGGCGACAGCGCCGATGGCGAGGGTGGGCACAACGGCGTGAAGGAGTAGTCGGGCGTCATTCGACTGCATGGCGGCGCTCCGGCAAAAGATGTGGGGTGTGTGTCGTCATGGACGAGCGTAGACCCGGCCTGAGGCGGAACCTGCGGCCCAAGGACAGTCGCACTACGGCCCTTCGGCTCTGTCGCCGGGTTTCGTGAACGGTATCACAAACTATTTGATGAGGTCTTTACCTGGTTCGTGTGGACCCTGTCACACCTGAGCGTGAACGTGCGCGTTGGTGCACTGACGGACGCCTTTATGTCTGGTATGGAGTCAACCGCCCCGATTCCTGATGCACGTTCGGGCGAGCGAACCCCTGGATCAGCGGTGACTGTCCGCCTTCCGGCGACCCACGAAGCGTGAGCGGTCCCCGATCGCGGTGGCACCGTGGATGCCCGCGGGGACCGGTTCCCGCTCCTCCTCCGGCTCGACGGCGCTCTCGTCGTCCGTCGCCGGGGCCGTCGCGGCCGTCGCCGCGGGGGCGACCCGGCGGTACCGCGGCGGAACCATCCACTCCGCCCAGAGCGGTGCCCGCGGTGTGAAGCGCGGCAGCAGAAGCAGCACCAGACCCACCGCGCTCAGCAGCACGATGCCCAGCACGATCCACATGCTGGCGTTGTTCGCGGAGTAGGCGACCGCGCCGAAGGCGATCAGCGCCGACCAGAAGTACATGATCAGCACGGCCCGGCTGTGCGAGTGCCCGATCTCCAGCAGCCGGTGGTGCAGATGGCCGCGGTCGGCGGCGAACGGCGACTGGCCCTTCCACGTACGGCGCACGATCGCCAGGATCAGGTCGGCGACCGGCACCGCGATGACCGTCAGCGGCAGCAGCAGCGGGATGTAGACCGGCACCATCGCGTGGGTCGCCTCACGCAGACCGCCCGCCTTCAGGTTCAGCAGGTCCGGGTCTACCTGGCCGGTCACCGAGACCGCGCCCGCGGCCATGACCAGGCCGATCAGCATCGAGCCCGAGTCGCCCATGAAGATCCGCGCCGGATGCATGTTGTGCGGCAGGAAGCCGAGGCACATGCCCATCAGAACGACCGAGAACAGCGTTGCGGGCGCGGCCGCCTCGATGCCGTAGCCGAACCACATCCGGTACGCGTACATGAAGAACGCCGCGGCCGCGATGCACACCATGCCGGAGGCGAGACCGTCCAGGCCGTCCACGAAGTTGACCGCGTTGATGGTGATCACGACGAGGGCGACGGTCAGCAGGGTGCCCTGCATCGGAGTGAGGGAGACCGTGCCGACACCGGGGATGGGGATCCAGAGAATCGTCAGGCCCTGAAGGACCATCACGCCCGCGGCGATCATCTGGCCGCCGAGCTTGACCAGCGCGTCCACGCCCCACTTGTCGTCCAGGACGCCGAGGATCCAGATCAGCGCGGCGCCGGAGAGCAGTGCCCGTGGCTCGTTGGAGTTCTCGAAGACGCTCTTGAGGTTGGTCAGATGCGAGGCGACCAGAAGGCCGGCGCACAGCCCGCCGAACATCGCGATGCCGCCGAGCCGTGGCGTCGGCTCGCGGTGCACATCACGCGCGCGGATCTCCGGCATCGCCCCGGCCGCGATCGCGAACTTCCGCACCGGGCCGGTCAGCAGGTAGGTCACCGCGGCCGTGACGCACAGCGTCAGCAGGTATTCACGCACGGGCTGCCCCATTGGTATAGCTGGCCATCACAGCCCCACACCCTATGCGGGTCAGCCCCCTGGCCGTGAATACAGGAAAAGACGCCTGGCGTCAGCGGATGGTTCCCGCCGTCATCCGTGATCGGGATAAGGCGGAAAGCCGTGGACCAAAGCGACGGTCCGGGAACGGACCGCGCCGTCCTCCTCCAGCGCCGCCACGATCAGCTCGGCGACCGACTTCATCTCGGCCTCGCCCATGCCCTGGGTGGTCACCGCGGCGGTGCCCAGGCGCAGACCGGTCCGGCAGGGCACCGGGTGCTCGGCGCACGGCAGCGCGCAGGTGTCCAGCACGATACCGGCGGCGGCCAGCCGGCCCCGGGCGGTGCGGGCGTCCAGGCCGAGCGGGGCGGTATCGGCGGTGATCAGATGGGTGTCGGTACCGCCGGTGGTGATCGTCAGACCGTGTCCGGCAAGCGCCTCGGCGAGCGCGCGGGCGTTGGCGGTGACCTGATGGGCGTACGCGCCGAAGGCGGGCGTGGCGGCCTCCGCGAAGGCCACGGCCTTGGCGGCGACGGCGTTCATCTGTGCGCCCCCTTGGGTGAAGGGGAACACCGCGCGGTCGATCCGCTCGGCCAGCTTCGTGCCGCACAGGATCAGCCCGCCGCGCGGTCCGCGCAGCACCTTGTGTGTGGTTCCGCACACCACATGGGCGTACGGGACGGGGCTGGGCGCCGCTCCCCCGGCGATCAGCCCCAGGGGGTGGGCGACATCCGCGATCAGGTAGGCGCCGGTCTCGTCGGCGATGTCACGGAAGGCGGCGTAGTCGAGGTGGCGGGGGTAGGAGATCGAGCCGCAGACGATGGCCTTGGGGCGGCGGGCGCGGGCCAGGTCGCGGATCGCGTCGTAGTCGAGGAGGCCGGTCTCCTCGTCGACGCCGTAGCCGACGAAGTCGAACCAGCGGCCGGAGAAGTTGGCGGGCGATCCGTGGGTGAGGTGTCCGCCGTGCGGGAGGGACATGGCCAGGACGGTGTCTCCGGGGCGCAGCAGGGCGGCGTAGGCGGCCAGTACGGCCGAAGACCCGGAGTGGGCCTGGACGTTGGCGTGTTCGGCGCCGAAAAGGGCCTTGGCGCGCTCCACCGCGATCCGCTCGGCGAGGTCGACGATCTCGCAGCCGCCGTGGTGCCGGGCACCCGGATAGCCCTCGGCGTATTTGTTGCCCAGAGGGGACCCGAGGGCGGCGAGGACGGCAGGTGAGGTGAAGTTCTCCGCGGCGATCAGCTGCAGTCCGTCGCTCTGCCGGGCGCTCTCCCCGAGCAGTACGCCGGCGATCTCCGGGTCCTGGCGCAGCAGGGCGGCGAAGTCCGGGGCGCCGGCCGGCCGGCTGCCGGCGTCTCGGGCGGCGGCCCGCGCCCGCTCCTCGATGGTCGTCCCGGCCGGGTCGGCGCCGGGAGCCGGTCCGGTGGCCTGGGAACGGGTGTCCGGGGTCTCGCTACGGGGTGACGCGGTGGTGGCAGGCATCGCTTGCTCCGGGCCTCGTACGGGGACGTAGTCCCAATGTAGGCGCGGCAGGGCGATCGGGCGCGGTGTGCGGGCCGCACGGGGGCCCGGATGCCCCGTCCGGGGCCCGGACGCCCCGAACGGACGCGGGCCCGCCCTAGGCCCGCGCCGGGAGGCCCGTGAGTGCGGTGACGACCGGGTCGAGCGCCTGGTTGATCTCGTCGCCGATGGAGCGGAAGAAGGTGATGGGGGCGCCGTAGGGGTCGTAGACCTCGTCGGACTCCGGGTTGGGGGCCAGCAGCCAGCCGCGCAGCGCCGCGGCGGCGCCGACCAGCGCACGGGCGCGCTCGACCAGCCCGCCGTCCGGCAGGTCCGGATCGGGCTCGGGCAGCGTGGCGGGGTCTATGGCCCGCACCAGCCGGTTGAACTCCTTCAGCGTGAAGGTGCGCAGACCCGCCGAGTGGCCCATCGAGATGACCTGGGCGCGGTGGTCGCGGGTGGCGGTGAGCACCAGGTCGGCGCGGATGACGTGCTCGTCGAGCAGCTCACGGCCGAGGAAGCCGGCCGGGTCGGCGCCGTAGTCGGTGAGCACCGTGGCGGCGTGCGTCTCCATCGGGGCGCCCTCGTGGCCCCAGGTTCCGGCGCTCTCCACGAGCAGCCCGCCGCTGCGGGCCTCACCGAGCCGCAGTTCCAGGGCATGGCGGTGCAGCCGCTCGGTGATCGGCGAGCGGCAGACGTTGCCGGTGCTGACGTGGAGAATCCGAAAAGGGGAGGAATGGGGTACCGAGGTGTCGTCGCCTGGTCCCGCTATGCCACGCCCCAGGGGCGCCATCAATTGGCCACCTCGAGCTCGGGTACCACCTTGCGCAGTTCTTCCGCGCTGATCGCGCCCTCGCGCAGCAGGACCGGGGTCCTGCCGGTGACATCGACGATCGAGGACGGTACGGCGGCGGGCGTCGGGCCGCCGTCCAGGTAGACGGAGACCGAGTCACCCAGCATTTCCTGTGCGGCGTCGCAGTCCTGCGGGGACGGGTGGCCGGTGAGGTTGGCGCTGGAGACGGCCATCGGACCGAAGTCGGTGAGCAGCTCGATCGCGACCGGGTGCAGCGGCATCCGCACGGCGACCGTGCCACGGGTCTCGCCCAGGTCCCAGGTCAGCGACGGCTGGTGCTTGGCGACGAGGGTGAGCGCGCCGGGCCAGAAGGCGTCGACCAGCTCCCAGGCCTGCTCGGAGAAGTCGGTGACCAGGCCGTGCAGGGTGTTGGGGGACCCGACGAGGACCGGGGAGGGCATACCGCGGCCGCGGCCCTTGGCCTCCAGCAGGTCGCCGACGGCCTCGGCGCTGAAGGCGTCCGCGCCGATGCCGTAGACGGTGTCGGTCGGCAGCACGACCAGCTCACCGCGGCGGACGGCCGAGGCGGCCTCGCGCAGACCGGTGGTGCGGTCGGTCGCGTCGCTGCAGTCGTATCGCCGTGCCATTACGGGACCTCCTCGTGCGAAACGAATACTTCGGATGCATCGGCTGCATCAGGCGCCGAAGCGGGCCACGTCATGGCGTCGCCCGGCGCGCGGTGGCGAAACGGGGCCTGTTGTTGAGGTCCGGGTGATCGGCCGCATCGGCCCAGCCCCGCTCCTCGGTGAAGATCCACGGCACCTGCCCGCCCTGGGTGTCGGCATGCTCGATGACGACCACACCTCCGGGCCGCAGCAGGCGGTGTGCGGTCCGCTCGATGCCCCGGATGGTGTCCAGGCCGTCCTGGCCCGAGAACAGCGCGAGCTCGGGGTCGTGGTCGCGGGCCTCGGGTGCGACGTACTCCCACTCGGTCAGCGGGATGTACGGCGGGTTGGAGACGACCAGGTCGACCTGCCCGTCCAGTTCGGGAAGCGCGGTCAGCGCATTGCCGTGATGGAGAACGACGCGGGACCCCTCGACGTTCTTGCGGGCGTAGTCCAGGGCCTCTTCGGACAGCTCCACGGCGTGCACCCGCGAGCGGGGCACCTCCTGCGCCAGGGCGAGCGCGATCGCCCCGGAGCCGGTGCACAGGTCGACGATCAGCGGCTCGACGACATCCATGGCCCGTACGGCGTCTATCGCCCAGCCGACCACCGACTCGGTCTCCGGGCGGGGGACGAACACCCCTGGCCCCACGGAGAGTTCGAGGTAGCGGAAGAACGCCCGGCCGGTGATGTGCTGGAGCGGCTCCCGGGCCTCGCGGCGGGCGACGGCCTCCCAGTAGCGGGCGTCGAAGTCCGCGTCCTTGACGTGGTGCAGCTCACCCCGTTTGACGCCGTGCACGAACGAGGCGAGTTCCTCGGCGTCGAAGCGCGGCGAGGGCACACCGGCGTCGGCCAGCCGCTGGGTGGCCTGGGCCACCTCGGCGAGCAGAAGGTTCACGGGGCCTTCCTCCTAGTGCGCTGCGTCTTCATGGTGCGGTTCGCCGTCGATCGGCCGGGGGTCCCCCGGGGGGATTGCTGTCTCCAGCCGGTGCGTACAGGGTCGTGCGGGCTTACTGGGCGGCGGCGAGCTTGGCGGCCGAGTCGGCGTCGACACACGCCTGGATGACCGGGTCGAGCTCGCCGTCGAGCACCTGGTCCAAGTTGTACGCCTTGAAACCGACCCGGTGGTCCGAGATCCGGTTTTCCGGGAAGTTGTACGTACGGATGCGCTCCGAACGGTCTACCGTGCGGACCTGGCTGCGCCGGGCGTCCGACGCCTCCCGCTCGGCCTCTTCCTGGGCGGCGGCCAGCAGCCGGGAGCGCAGGATGCGCAGCGCCTGCTCCTTGTTCTGGAGCTGGCTCTTCTCGTTCTGGCAGGAGACGACGATGCCGGTGGGCAGATGCGTGATGCGCACCGCGGAGTCGGTGGTGTTGACCGACTGGCCGCCGGGCCCGGAGGAGCGGTAGACGTCGATCCTCAGGTCGTTGGGGCCGATCTCGACCTCGACCTCCTCGGCCTCGGGCGTGACCAGCACACCGGCCGCGGAGGTGTGGATCCTGCCCTGCGACTCGGTGGCGGGCACCCGCTGGACGCGGTGCACCCCGCCTTCGTACTTCAGCCGCGCCCAGACGCCCTGTCCGGGCTCGGTGGCGCCGCCCCCGCCCTTGGTCTTCACGGCGACCTGGACGTCCTTGTAGCCGCCGAGGTCGGACTCGTTGGCCTCCAGGATCTCGGTCTTCCAGCCGGCCCGCTCGGCGTAGCGCAGATACATCCGCAGCAGGTCGCCGGCGAACAGCGCGGACTCCTCGCCGCCCTCACCGGCCTTGACCTCGAGGATGACGTCCTTGTCGTCGCTGGGGTCACGCGGGACGAGCAGCAGCCGCAGCTTCTCGGTGAGCTCCTCGCGCTGCGCGTCGAGCTCCTTGACCTCGTCGGCGAAGTCCGGGTCGTCCGCGGCGAATTCGCGCGCGGTCTCCATGTCCTCGCCGGTCTGCTTCCAGTCGCGGTACGTCGCGATGATCGGGGTCAGCTCGGCATAGCGCTTGTTGAGCCGCATGGCCTCACGCTGGTCGGCGTGGACCGCGGGGTCGGCCAGCCGCTTCTCGAGATCGGCGTGCTCGCCGATCAGTTCTTCGACCGCCTCGAACATCGTGGAGTTCCTCTGCTGGCTGCTGGGGTGACGGGTACCGGGGCGCCGGCCCGTCGGGTGCTGCGCCGCGGGCCCCGGGCCCCCCGTACGGGAGCCAAGGGCCAGGACGACAAAACGCCGGTCCGGTCACCCCTGAGCAGGGGCGACCGGAGACCGGCGCCTTGAGGGTCGCTACTTCTTGGCGGCTGCAGCGCCCTTGCCGAAGCGGGCCTCGAAGCGGGCCACGCGGCCGCCCGTGTCCATGATCTTCTGCTTGCCCGTGTAGAACGGGTGGCACTCGGAGCAGATGTCCGCGCGGACGGAACCGCTGGCGACCGTGCTACGGGTGGTGAAGGACGCGCCACAGGTGCAGCTGACCTGGGTCTCGACGTACTCCGGGTGGATGTCGCGCTTCAAGGGATTCTCCTAGGTTCGGGAGTGCACCGGGTCGTGTCGCGGGTTGCGTCACGTGAACCGGGGCCGACGGTCCAGTCTGCCAGGACTAGCCGTATCTCCCAAAACCGGGGTAGGTCCGCAAGTATTCCCCCGGCCCGTTCCGGGGCGGCCGGGCCCCGGAACCCCGCCTTCCGGCTACTTCACGTACTTGTCCGTGCCGCCCTGGTCACCGGCCGAGCCCTTGATCGCGGACTTGGGGATT
This genomic stretch from Streptomyces nigrescens harbors:
- the prfA gene encoding peptide chain release factor 1, with the translated sequence MFEAVEELIGEHADLEKRLADPAVHADQREAMRLNKRYAELTPIIATYRDWKQTGEDMETAREFAADDPDFADEVKELDAQREELTEKLRLLLVPRDPSDDKDVILEVKAGEGGEESALFAGDLLRMYLRYAERAGWKTEILEANESDLGGYKDVQVAVKTKGGGGATEPGQGVWARLKYEGGVHRVQRVPATESQGRIHTSAAGVLVTPEAEEVEVEIGPNDLRIDVYRSSGPGGQSVNTTDSAVRITHLPTGIVVSCQNEKSQLQNKEQALRILRSRLLAAAQEEAEREASDARRSQVRTVDRSERIRTYNFPENRISDHRVGFKAYNLDQVLDGELDPVIQACVDADSAAKLAAAQ
- the rpmE gene encoding 50S ribosomal protein L31 — encoded protein: MKRDIHPEYVETQVSCTCGASFTTRSTVASGSVRADICSECHPFYTGKQKIMDTGGRVARFEARFGKGAAAAKK